CCGGGTCAGTTCGTCGGACGGTCATCTCAGCGATTGTTTCTGGAATCGGAGCGTCGATGCGCCATTTTGCGACATCGCGGTAGGGGTGGCCCGCGCTCGCATCGCTCGCAGTGAGCGTTACCAGTTCGAAATCGGGGTGTGGTTCGAGGAGCTGAATGAGTCGCTGACCGACGGCACCAGTTGCACCGAGAATTCCTGCAGTGACAGTCATTGTCGAAGGTCGGCAACGGGACACAAAAACGGTTGTGGTCCATGCAACCATATCCGCCCATTAATGAACATATACGAACATACATATCCTGCGCACCCGTCGGTGATGGTAGTCGTGCAGTAGCCGTGAGACGTTGTAAACAGTCCATCTCGGTCGTGAGCTATCGATCGCGCTCGAATTCACGTTCGTGGCTATTCGAATGAGTGTCATGATTGCGTTCGCTGTCTTCAGTTTCGAGCAGCGTCTCGACGCGACGTTCGAACGCCTCGTCATCGAGTTCTCCACGTGCATACCGCTCTTTGAGTACAGAGAGTGAGTCCGTCCTGTCAGTCTGTGTGTCGTGCGCAGCGACTGTGGGGAGGAGTTCCTCATCAATGATGAACAGTAACGGCACGAGTAGCAACCACCCCACGATGAACACGCTGGCCCCCACTTTAGCACCCACAAACAGGACAGCTAAGATGCCGAGTGGCAGCGTCACAACCGCGACTATCATTCCGAGCGATTGCAAGCGGTCGTCTGCCACGACTAACTATCGTACTATACGAAACGGTTTCTTATCATGTATTACCATTTTCGTTAGAAATATGGTAGAAATTTACGAGAGGAACGGTCGAGACCACGTCAAACCGAGAGTATTCACGGAATATCTTTTCGGGTGAACCAGAGCTGACTGATGAGGACAAGCACGAGTGTCCCAGCGAGCAACACGCCAGCGCTCGTTACGTCGTATTCGCTGTGAATGAGAACGGCGTTCGGATCGAGATACCGCATCGGCGCAATGTTTCCGAGCCATTCGTAATCGGTGCCAGTAACCAACGATTCGACGAGGAAGAGACCGAACAGCCCGCCGAGCACGCCGCGCTGAGCGATCGAAGCGCGGTTGACGAAGACAGACACGAGGAGTCCAATCGCGCCACAGCACAGGAGATACGGGATCGAAAGCAGATGGATAACCATCAGGTTGACGGCATCGACAGGGTAGCCAACGAGATCGGCACTCACGTAGACCACGACGGGAACGACAGCGTTGATGACGACGAGGGGAACGAACAACGACGCGAACTTCTCCGCGACGAGGCGCGCACGCAAAATCGGGAGCGACAGCAAGAGATCCATCCGTCCACGATCGACATCGTCTGAGAGTAATCCCGCACCGGAGTACGCAAAATAGAGACCGACCAGTAAGATCCACCCGGTCGTGTAGAGTTCGACCGCGAGAAATCCCTCGATAGACGCGAGCGTCTGGAGATTGAACGCCTCGGCCATCGCCGCCGGGTACGAAGCCGTGAGCTGCTCAATCTGTTCGGGGTCTAAGTTTTCGGTGAAAGAGGGATACATCGCGACGAATAGAGCAGCGACGAGCGAAAGGAGGACCGTTAGTCCACTAGTGCTCTTTGCGCGTTTGCGTGCCTCGTAAGCGGTCAGCTCAAACATCGTCTCCTCCGTAGAACCGCATGAAGACGTCATCGAGTGGCGCTTCCTCGATATCAAATTCACGAAGCGTGTGCCGTCCGACAGCATCCACGAGATCGTTAACGTTCCCAGTAAACGTAAACGAAACCTCGGTCTCGCTGCCGCTCTGAACCGAGCGAAACGCGAGTTCGTCTGCGTGTCCGTTGATCTCGTGCTCGCTGTCACTATCACTCATCCCACCTGCGGTGGAGACAGCCCTGATTTCGAGATCGTGAACGCCGTCGAATTCGAACGCAGATTCGTCGACCTCGCCAATGATACGAAGATGGACGACTTTTCCGCTCCGGTGGAGGAGTGCTTCGATCGACTCCGTCGTGACGAGCTGTCCATCGCGCAGGATCGCTACCCGATCACAGAGCCTGCGGACTTCGCTCAGCACGTGTGATGAGAAAAACACGGTTACACCGCGGCGCTGTTCCGCTCGGATGAAATCGTTGAAGCGTTGCTGTACGAGCGGATCCAGACCCGAGGTCGGTTCGTCCATGATGACGAGGGTTGGATCGTGCATGAACGCCTGAACGATAGCGAGCTTCTGGACGTTCCCGGTCGAATACTCGCGCACAGGACGACCAACGGGCGGATCGAATCGTTCTAACAGTTCTTCGCGCCGTTCAGCACCCTTCACGCGAGCGTGGAGATCTAGGATCTCGCTCCCAGTTACGCTCTCATCGAACGCTGGCGTTGCCGGGAGATATCCGATGTCAGCTTTGGCGCTGCGAAGATCACGTTCATTGCGCGTATCGCAGCCGAGAACGGTCGCCGTCCCCGTTGTTGGAGACTGGAAACCAAGGAGCGTCCGTATCGTCGTCGTTTTTCCCGCCCCATTCGGCCCGAGAAAGCCGAAGACCTCGCCCTCTTCAACGGAGAACGTAAGCGAGTCGATCCCAGTCACACTCCCGTATTCCTTCGTCAGGCCGCTCACCTCAATCGCTGCCATGCACCAACTCGATTCTATGACTGTATATCTTTTCTGGTCAGGCACTTATGAACGAGAACTGTTTTGGTTATAAGGTCATGAATGAAAAATGAAGTATGCACGGATTCAGCGACGAGGAGCGAGAACGCATCCGAGAGCAGCTCATCGAGACGGGGCGAGAGTTGCTCCTCACCTACGGGCCGGGCAAGACCACTGTTTCGGACATCACCGAGCCGATCGGGATTGCAAAGAGCACATTCTATCGATTTTTCGACTCTAAGTCTGCTCTGTATCTCCAGATATTCCGGCGAGAGATGGAAGAGTTCGGCGAAACCGTACAGCAAGAGCTGGCGACGGTGGATGATCCACGAGAGGGGCTTGAGCGGCTCTTCAGGTGTTACGCCGAGTTTGCAGAAGAGAATCAGCTCGTACAGCAGACGGTCATTCAGGGCAACTACCAAGAGACCTTTCGTAGTGTCGATCCGGAGAAATTGGAGACAGTACAGCAGGAAGGACCCGTTGAGCTCCTACCACTCATCGAAGATCTCCGAGCACGCAGCAATGGACCACTCGCGGAGGTCGATCCGAGCACAGTGCTCGGTTTAATGGGTGGATCAGTCGGTCTCATGGCCCTCCACAGAGACGAGTTCGACGAGTACGAATCGGGGTACTACAAGCAAGTACAGGACGTGCTCATCACGTCGCTCGCGCGAGGACTCACTGAGTGACGTAGATTAGATCGGATGGAAGGAATGTGGTCCTGCGTGTCGTGACTCGCGTTATGATGCGGTAAGAACAGCGTTATTCAGGCGTGACGCCCTTTTTTCGTGTAATGTACCCAGCGATTCGATTGCGGACTTCCTTCGATTCGATGTTCGTCAACTCTGTGACGAGGTCCTTGTTGCGATCGAAATCATCGTTGAACGCGTCCGAATAGCGCTCCAATAGCACTGTCGCCGTTTTCTTGACGTAGGCGGGTTTGATGGCCATACGGACAAATTCCCGACGACGAGGCTAAAAGGATTCGTTTCGCTCTCTGGCGCAGAGACCGAATGCGATCGATCGATCACTGCCACTCGATGAGCTCTTCGAATCGGGTCCACGCCGTCTGTTCGCGCTCGCTTCCGCAACGATCGACTACGCGTTCGAAGTACGCGATTCGTTCTCGAAGTTGATCAGTGTCGTATTCAGGAACGTCGAGCCGTGAAGCAGCGATTGTCGCCTCGACGACCGCATAGTATCCACGATTGGTGGTCGGAACGACGCGTCGTTCGACGCTCGATTCGATGGGCGAAAGCTCCCACTGCTCCCACTCCGTCTCTCCGTTCGCACCCGCGTCGACCGACTCAACCGAGACGCGGACCCACGCATCAGCCGTATCGAGAATCGGGGTGTCTTCCTCGCGGATCGAGCAGGCTGCCTCGACAAAATCGAGCGGATCGCGGGTGAACTGGAGATACCCCTCGCCGCGTGCGTGGAAGTTCCGCCACGTCCGCGTGCGTCCCCACGTTCGTGCGGTGACACGATGCGCTTTCTGTTCGTGTTCGGAGAACAGTCCGAGGGCAGCGACGTTCCACCGATCGTTTGGTCCGTGTGTCGTGACGATTGACTCGGTGACGCCAGACAGCTCAATCGGCCACGGGTCCTCGTGTGCACTCATACCGACAGCCCCCGTTCGAGCGCGATGAACAGCGCTGCTGCGGTCAGATCGGCCGTTGTTCCGGGATTGATGTCTCGCCGAATGAACTCCTCGGCAAGCGCAGCTGGGTCGATCGCACCTGCGCGAGCTTTGTCTGCTCGCTCGCTCACCTCGGTCGCCGTCGCCTCGTCGTGTTGTTTCACGATGAATGTGTCCGGCTTCGCTGCAAGTAGCCGAATGAAAGCGTCTGCAGCCCGTTCGGAGACGGGTCCGTCGTTCTTCTCGATCCAATCAGCGGCCGCAAACGACCGATCGAAATCCTGTGTCCACTCGCGCGCAACACCGTCGATCTCGGCGCTTTGCTCCATCACGTCGAAGAGTGTGAGTTCGCGCTCGCGGAGCGTCGGTTCCGCACGCGATCCCAGTCTGACATCGAGTGCGTCCATCCCAGAAGGAGGGTCGTTGACAGCGACATCAACGTGCTCGAACGCACGGTAGAAATCACAGGCGTCGTCCACCGTTGTCGAGCGAGCAATCTCGCTCGCGGTCTCGGCGGAGAAATCATCGTGTGCGCTTGCAGCGCGAACGAGCGGGACGAGCAGCAACAACGCACCGAACTGAGTGTTCCCGGCGGACTGTTCGGCCATTCCGACGACACTCCGCTCGAATGCGCGGCCGACGGCCGCCCCGTTCTGTGCGAGAATCAGCCCGGGGATGCTCCCGACAGCTCCAGCCATGAAATGCTCGAATCGAAGGTCGTCGTACTCTCTGTGTCGATCGACGTTTCCCGGCTTCGGCGTCCCGGTTACTTCGAGCAAGAGCGCGAGCTCTGCGTTCTGGGCCGGCGACCTCACGCTGTTCCCTCGCATCCGCACTCGTTTTCATTCTCGCTCTCGCTTTGACTTCCGTTTTGGAACCACTCTGTTGTCGCCTCACGAACGCGTTCGAGAATTCGGGGATCGTCGCTCGGTCGGCCGACGCTCACTGCGTCTGCACCGTACATGAGATACTCACGAACTGTCTCGCGCCCTCGGACGCCGTTGTTGGCGATGATGAACGCATCACTCGTCTCGGCGATCGTTCGAATGATCGACTCCGAATCCATCGCATCCACGTGAATGATGCTCGCTCCCGCCTCGCTCATCCGACGAACGGTTTCCGGGAGATCAACGTTTGCAACCTCCGCGCGAACTTTTACGCTTGTGGTCGCTCCTGTCTCGCTTGCAGCACGGACGGACGCACAGAGCCGATCGGTGTCTGCTAAGAGCGTCTCGCCCGCTCCTGCCGCGCATAGTTCGTCCTGTCGGCAGTGGGCGTTGATCTCGATGATCGCGTCGTGCTCACGACAGACCGCTGCAGCCCTTCGGATCGGCTCGATCGTCGTACTCCGCACGTTGAACCCAGTGGCGAGTGGCGTCTCCTCAAGTGCCGATAGCTCCCGGTCGATGAACGCGATCGGATCGGCCGGAAGAAACTCCTCGCGCTCGCGGGCAACGAGTGCTCGCGCTGCCGCTCGCGTGGGACCGTCGACCGCGATTCCGCCCAGAAACGCACAGCCCGCGTACTCGCTCGCCCGGCGCGCCCACGCGGCGTCCGATGCACCGCTCAGACTCGCTAAGGCGACACGAGGGGTGAAATCAACGCGGGGATGAGACCGAACAGGAACGTGACTATGACCCATCAGGCACCTCCATCAGCCACGGTTTCCAATCGTTCGCTCGCACGGTCAAGCGCCTCGCGGACTGCGCGCGCGACACGCTCTGCGTCCGTTGGAGAGTCCAGTGTCGTGTCCGTTCGCACGACTGGTCGGTCGAGGTCAGTCGGGTC
The nucleotide sequence above comes from Halocatena marina. Encoded proteins:
- a CDS encoding SHOCT domain-containing protein; this encodes MADDRLQSLGMIVAVVTLPLGILAVLFVGAKVGASVFIVGWLLLVPLLFIIDEELLPTVAAHDTQTDRTDSLSVLKERYARGELDDEAFERRVETLLETEDSERNHDTHSNSHEREFERDR
- a CDS encoding ABC transporter permease subunit, which encodes MFELTAYEARKRAKSTSGLTVLLSLVAALFVAMYPSFTENLDPEQIEQLTASYPAAMAEAFNLQTLASIEGFLAVELYTTGWILLVGLYFAYSGAGLLSDDVDRGRMDLLLSLPILRARLVAEKFASLFVPLVVINAVVPVVVYVSADLVGYPVDAVNLMVIHLLSIPYLLCCGAIGLLVSVFVNRASIAQRGVLGGLFGLFLVESLVTGTDYEWLGNIAPMRYLDPNAVLIHSEYDVTSAGVLLAGTLVLVLISQLWFTRKDIP
- a CDS encoding ABC transporter ATP-binding protein; its protein translation is MAAIEVSGLTKEYGSVTGIDSLTFSVEEGEVFGFLGPNGAGKTTTIRTLLGFQSPTTGTATVLGCDTRNERDLRSAKADIGYLPATPAFDESVTGSEILDLHARVKGAERREELLERFDPPVGRPVREYSTGNVQKLAIVQAFMHDPTLVIMDEPTSGLDPLVQQRFNDFIRAEQRRGVTVFFSSHVLSEVRRLCDRVAILRDGQLVTTESIEALLHRSGKVVHLRIIGEVDESAFEFDGVHDLEIRAVSTAGGMSDSDSEHEINGHADELAFRSVQSGSETEVSFTFTGNVNDLVDAVGRHTLREFDIEEAPLDDVFMRFYGGDDV
- a CDS encoding TetR/AcrR family transcriptional regulator, which codes for MHGFSDEERERIREQLIETGRELLLTYGPGKTTVSDITEPIGIAKSTFYRFFDSKSALYLQIFRREMEEFGETVQQELATVDDPREGLERLFRCYAEFAEENQLVQQTVIQGNYQETFRSVDPEKLETVQQEGPVELLPLIEDLRARSNGPLAEVDPSTVLGLMGGSVGLMALHRDEFDEYESGYYKQVQDVLITSLARGLTE
- a CDS encoding 30S ribosomal protein S17e: MAIKPAYVKKTATVLLERYSDAFNDDFDRNKDLVTELTNIESKEVRNRIAGYITRKKGVTPE
- a CDS encoding DUF447 domain-containing protein, with the protein product MSAHEDPWPIELSGVTESIVTTHGPNDRWNVAALGLFSEHEQKAHRVTARTWGRTRTWRNFHARGEGYLQFTRDPLDFVEAACSIREEDTPILDTADAWVRVSVESVDAGANGETEWEQWELSPIESSVERRVVPTTNRGYYAVVEATIAASRLDVPEYDTDQLRERIAYFERVVDRCGSEREQTAWTRFEELIEWQ
- a CDS encoding triphosphoribosyl-dephospho-CoA synthase, with the protein product MRSPAQNAELALLLEVTGTPKPGNVDRHREYDDLRFEHFMAGAVGSIPGLILAQNGAAVGRAFERSVVGMAEQSAGNTQFGALLLLVPLVRAASAHDDFSAETASEIARSTTVDDACDFYRAFEHVDVAVNDPPSGMDALDVRLGSRAEPTLRERELTLFDVMEQSAEIDGVAREWTQDFDRSFAAADWIEKNDGPVSERAADAFIRLLAAKPDTFIVKQHDEATATEVSERADKARAGAIDPAALAEEFIRRDINPGTTADLTAAALFIALERGLSV
- a CDS encoding tRNA-dihydrouridine synthase translates to MGHSHVPVRSHPRVDFTPRVALASLSGASDAAWARRASEYAGCAFLGGIAVDGPTRAAARALVAREREEFLPADPIAFIDRELSALEETPLATGFNVRSTTIEPIRRAAAVCREHDAIIEINAHCRQDELCAAGAGETLLADTDRLCASVRAASETGATTSVKVRAEVANVDLPETVRRMSEAGASIIHVDAMDSESIIRTIAETSDAFIIANNGVRGRETVREYLMYGADAVSVGRPSDDPRILERVREATTEWFQNGSQSESENENECGCEGTA